Within the Medicago truncatula cultivar Jemalong A17 chromosome 4, MtrunA17r5.0-ANR, whole genome shotgun sequence genome, the region ATTATTAAATAACCAGCTTACAATGTTGCAATATCAacttaatagaaaaaaaatcactattGTGTCACCATTTTAACATGGCTAACTCTACACACGGGTCTTGTAATTCGTAGTTAAAACGAGATCGTATTTGATGTTAAAATTTTGATGTCgaatttttttaagacaaaattCTTCATgagatcctttaagttattttattcTATCATATTATTCCTTTATATAGATATTCACAAAAGATCATTTAAATCTTTGGTTATTAATACTATCATTTTCTAAAAGTAGCAGTAATAGAGGAAaacatttttatcaaaataaaggCATTATTGGAAAACAAACATAGCATATGTGAAGGAGTCAAGTATATGCAATGAAATATTTGGTGATTAATTTCAACCGTCGTCAACCTTGGTGAACATATTATACAGTGTACATGTATATGACCAATTCAAGGCAtgattatttctatttttcagGAGAGCCTTGGACGTGTCATCCCTTCTGAATCTGGAACAAGGCAATGTCCATCACCAccatctctttctctttctcctcTCTTTTCAACAAACCCACCCACCAAATCCCATGCCTTCAGGTGGGGCAGTGGCTTATGACATTATGAGCCCCTCCGTCTTCCTCCTATTCCTTGTCACTGTCCCTCTCCTTGCCCATTCTGCCCCTTCTAACCCTCTAGGTATATACCtacacatttttatcataaacctcatttaattcatcaacaatcttGTTGATATGATTTGtatattttcattcattatgTTCATACATTAATGGCTTAATTCATTAAGatgcttttttcttttaatatttttcattttttcaacgCCTGCATGTTATATATATGCATGGACACAAACTCAAGTTCGAATTCTAGCTGAAACAATAATTGGCTAgactttatttactttttgacCGAACTCCAGATTATCAGAGTCATTTTCTCAGAGAACTGGAGGGTTAAGGCAAAAAAAGTGGTATAATATTGGAATTTTTGTGCATGCATGCAGGGTATTTTCTAAACTGTGGGGGCTCGAATGAGGTAACGGTAGACAGTCTAAAATACACTCCTGATGGAAGCTACACAAAGCTTGGAACTGTCGCCACAATCAACAAAACAGACTTGTTGCCAACACTGTCCACATTGCGTTACTTTCCCAACACGGCATCTAAAAAATTTTGCTATTCATTTCCAGTTATCAAAGGAAACAAATACCTTGTGAAGACTATATACTATTATGGAGAATTTGATGGAGGGAAAAAGCCACCTGTGTTCGATCAAATCGTTGAAGGGACAACATGGAGCACTGTTGATACAACAGAGGACTATGCCAAAGGTCTTAGTTCATATTATGAGGTTGTGGTAATGCCCCATGGGAAGAAGTTGAGTGTTTGTTTGGGTAGGAATGAACATACTGGCAGCTTAAGTCCCTTCATCTCTGCTTTGGAGGTTAAGAGCTTGGATGGTTCTTTGTATAATCCTACTGACTTTAACAAGTATGCCCTTGTATCTGTTTCCAGGCATACATTTGGAAGTGAAGATGCCATCAGGTACACAAACATATTCTTTTAtggttttctttttcatttttagtgTCTAAATTCTCAGGAGTACAAAACAACAGAAATAATTATCATTATGGCGTGAGACAAGTGATAGATACTTGAATCCCTTGAGCATGTGATCACGAGTTTGGTTTCGGACTGATgggtataaaaaaattatattaaatgagAACAACCCTTTAAAGGAATTTCAATTATCTCGTGAGATGAGTCTCTCCGGTTGTTTGCAAAGATATCATCTTTTATCCCCccctcaaagaaaaaaaaaaggaaagagttAGGCTTGTTTGGCGGTTGTGCTTTTTGCCATATTGCTTTTGAGTTGGTGCTTttggtgggggggggggggggggggggggggggggggggggtctgTATTTTGCAGTGAACATTGTAATCTCATTTCATAACCAAAGTATGCCTATGCTTTGTGTTATgtcttttataataatatactgtttgctttttcatatataaaaaataaaataaaataaaatgagcaCTGCTATACGGTGCAAAGTAATTTGTCGTGAAAAATCATGAATGCTGATGTGCTAAACGGTGGTAGGATATAATTTCCCGAATTGGTGGAATAAAAGCGGTGGTTGTGGTATAAGCTTGGTCAGCATAGTTAAAACATACATCGTGAACGTGTCGTGGAGAAAATATTCGCTATCTTAAGCATTACCCTAAAAACATTAGCACATTGTGTATTTTGCTGACTCACTTAAAGGCTATGTGCGTGTGTGTATTCAAATCGTAGAAATGTGGAATTAAATAGGCACGATGTGAATTCTAATGATTGTGATTTCTGTATGCGAACTTAGTTTTCCAGATGACAAATTTAACCGGATGTGGCAACCATTTAAGGACCAAAATCCAGTTGTGGCAAGCCAGTCAAATATAACATCTTCAGACTTCTGGAACCTTCCTCCAGTTAAAGCATTCAGTTCAGGAATAACCACTAGCAAAGGAAAAGCACTTGAAATTCAGTGGCCACCATTGTACCTTCCAAGTACTTACTACTACATTTCCCTCTATTTTCAAGACAACAGACATCCAAGCCCTTTTAGCTGGAGAACCTTTGATGTTTCTATTAATGGCCACACCTTTTATTCTAACCTTAATGCCACATCTAAGGGCGTCACAGTTTATGCTGCACAGTGGCCACTTTCTGGACTGACCAAAATTACTATGACACCTTCTCCTGGAATGCCTGTTGGACCTATGCTTAATGCTGGAGAAGTTTATCAGATTCTTCCCCTTGGCGGTCGAACTCAAACTAGAGACAGTAATTAACTTATACTAATCTATAATCTCACTATTTTGCAATTTCTTTATTATACTATAAACTGAATAATTTCATTGTAATGTGGTTATCCATATAGTAATTACAATGGAAGATTTGGCTAGAAGCATTCAGAATCCACCTCGTGATTGGAACGGTGATCCTTGCCGGCCCAAAGAGAATTCATGGACTGGAGTTACATGCTCTAGTCAATTTGTTGCACGAATCACCGTAGTGTAAGTTCATATGTTGATCCTTTGCAATGACTGCACCGTGCAAAGTATCTAATTAATTGTTTTGCATGGTAAAGTCACTGCAAAAGATCTAATTAGATTCTTAATGTATACTAGTAGTGAAGTATGCtttatttgattcattttattcacatattttaatttcttgcatgTGTAAAGGAATTTAACTAATGCTGGCCTGGTTGGGACTCTTCCTCCAA harbors:
- the LOC11445153 gene encoding probable LRR receptor-like serine/threonine-protein kinase At5g59680, translated to MPSGGAVAYDIMSPSVFLLFLVTVPLLAHSAPSNPLGYFLNCGGSNEVTVDSLKYTPDGSYTKLGTVATINKTDLLPTLSTLRYFPNTASKKFCYSFPVIKGNKYLVKTIYYYGEFDGGKKPPVFDQIVEGTTWSTVDTTEDYAKGLSSYYEVVVMPHGKKLSVCLGRNEHTGSLSPFISALEVKSLDGSLYNPTDFNKYALVSVSRHTFGSEDAISFPDDKFNRMWQPFKDQNPVVASQSNITSSDFWNLPPVKAFSSGITTSKGKALEIQWPPLYLPSTYYYISLYFQDNRHPSPFSWRTFDVSINGHTFYSNLNATSKGVTVYAAQWPLSGLTKITMTPSPGMPVGPMLNAGEVYQILPLGGRTQTRDIITMEDLARSIQNPPRDWNGDPCRPKENSWTGVTCSSQFVARITVVNLTNAGLVGTLPPSIGHLTALSHLWLGGNKLTGTIPDLSGLKELETLHLENNKFEGKLPPSTEKLPKLREM